From the Teredinibacter turnerae T7901 genome, one window contains:
- a CDS encoding SDR family NAD(P)-dependent oxidoreductase, with the protein MAVCNETIWITGATSGIGRALALKLARQGNLVIASGRSVEKLSALRVEEPSIEVLPFDVTAEDTIKTTQQRLRTLAPVLDRAILNAGDCEYLDLSSENWASLEKMVQVNFLGMVNSVRVCLPLLRHSERGHLIGVGSQAIFAPFPRAEGYGASKAAVSYFLSSLRMDVYKEGIDVTEILPGFVKTPLTARNDFAMPFLQPVDQAADRIVRAIEKRPFQYYFPKRLYLMLRIASWLPRLWLKLQARSAQKKN; encoded by the coding sequence ATGGCTGTGTGTAACGAAACGATTTGGATTACCGGCGCAACATCCGGCATTGGACGCGCGCTGGCACTAAAGCTCGCGCGTCAGGGGAATCTGGTCATCGCTAGCGGGCGTTCAGTCGAAAAGCTTTCGGCGTTGAGGGTAGAGGAGCCCAGCATAGAGGTTTTACCGTTCGATGTAACTGCTGAAGACACCATCAAAACAACACAGCAACGTTTGCGTACACTCGCACCGGTGCTGGATCGCGCGATATTAAACGCCGGGGATTGCGAGTACCTGGATCTAAGCTCGGAGAACTGGGCTAGTCTTGAAAAGATGGTACAAGTGAATTTTCTCGGCATGGTAAATAGTGTGAGGGTGTGCCTGCCACTGTTGAGACACAGTGAACGGGGACATCTCATTGGTGTTGGGTCGCAAGCGATATTTGCACCCTTCCCGCGTGCCGAAGGGTACGGCGCATCGAAAGCCGCGGTAAGCTACTTTCTCTCATCTTTGCGCATGGATGTGTACAAAGAGGGTATTGATGTTACTGAAATTCTTCCGGGATTTGTGAAGACGCCGCTGACTGCGCGTAATGATTTTGCGATGCCATTTTTACAGCCTGTCGATCAGGCCGCAGACAGAATTGTGCGCGCGATAGAAAAACGCCCATTCCAGTATTACTTCCCTAAGCGGTTGTACCTAATGTTGCGCATCGCATCTTGGTTGCCGCGTTTGTGGCTTAAGTTGCAGGCGCGTAGCGCGCAAAAGAAAAACTAA